A stretch of Bordetella petrii DNA encodes these proteins:
- a CDS encoding DUF7002 family protein: MQIQDFIARYPKLYHMAEPGSWPSIRERGLLSTTASLDQSIVTTDLRTQIESARRPQKVVVNLRDGTNLVLRDQKPMSDARLTSCLLDGITPKEWYEFINRKTFFWATQTRLITLLEAYAESEHDILIVDTASLVAAHEARISLCHMNSGNTTPWAHPRNYEVFKTIASYPATPRGRPHKEVAEVVVDYAVPDIHCHVTAVCRMRGARVTSKMPYD, translated from the coding sequence ATGCAAATACAAGATTTCATCGCGCGATACCCCAAACTTTATCATATGGCGGAGCCCGGTAGCTGGCCTAGCATCCGCGAACGCGGACTATTGTCGACTACGGCCAGTCTGGACCAGTCAATAGTCACTACAGATCTGCGGACGCAGATCGAAAGCGCACGGCGACCTCAAAAAGTCGTTGTCAATTTGCGTGATGGGACGAACTTGGTGCTGCGCGACCAGAAGCCAATGAGTGATGCTCGTTTAACAAGTTGCTTGCTGGACGGGATTACGCCAAAGGAATGGTACGAATTCATAAACCGAAAGACATTCTTCTGGGCAACACAAACACGCTTGATCACGCTGCTTGAAGCTTATGCTGAAAGCGAACACGACATCCTCATAGTAGATACCGCGTCGCTCGTCGCAGCTCACGAGGCGCGTATTTCGCTATGCCATATGAATTCAGGCAATACAACACCCTGGGCACATCCCCGTAACTACGAAGTTTTTAAAACAATTGCCTCTTACCCGGCCACGCCACGTGGACGCCCGCACAAAGAAGTGGCCGAGGTAGTGGTCGACTACGCTGTACCAGATATTCATTGTCATGTGACTGCTGTGTGCCGCATGCGGGGTGCTAGGGTAACAAGCAAGATGCCATATGACTAA
- a CDS encoding aldo/keto reductase family oxidoreductase, with amino-acid sequence MNHVDQAGTYLLGERKVSRMGYGAMQLAGPKVFGPPKDRAAAVAVLRAAVESGVTHIDTSDFYGPHITNQIIREALSPYRPDLTMVTKVGAVRDDQANWLPAYSPRALTQAVHDNLRNLGLDVLDVVNLRIMFDVHGPAEGSIEEPLAVLAGLQQQGLIRHIGLSNVTAAQLAQGRGLCPIVCVQNHYNLVHRGDDALIDALAGDGIAYVPFFPLGGFSPLQSAGLSQVAQDLGATSMQVALAWLLRRSPNILLIPGTSSLAHLQENLAAGSLALPAGAMAALDRVAAQD; translated from the coding sequence ATGAACCATGTCGACCAGGCCGGCACGTATCTGCTGGGCGAACGCAAGGTGTCCCGCATGGGCTACGGCGCCATGCAGCTTGCCGGCCCCAAAGTCTTCGGCCCGCCGAAGGACCGCGCCGCCGCCGTGGCGGTGCTGCGCGCGGCGGTGGAAAGCGGGGTAACGCACATCGACACCAGCGATTTCTATGGCCCGCACATTACCAACCAGATCATCCGCGAGGCGCTCAGCCCTTATCGCCCGGACCTGACCATGGTGACCAAGGTGGGCGCGGTGCGCGACGACCAGGCCAATTGGTTGCCCGCCTATTCGCCGCGGGCACTGACGCAGGCGGTGCACGACAATTTGCGCAATCTGGGCCTGGACGTGCTGGACGTGGTGAATCTGCGCATTATGTTCGACGTGCATGGCCCGGCCGAAGGGTCGATCGAGGAACCCCTGGCGGTGCTGGCGGGTTTGCAGCAGCAAGGCCTGATCAGGCACATCGGCCTCAGCAACGTGACCGCCGCGCAGCTTGCCCAGGGCCGCGGCCTGTGCCCGATCGTGTGCGTGCAAAATCACTACAACCTGGTGCACCGTGGCGATGACGCGCTGATCGACGCCCTGGCGGGCGATGGCATCGCCTACGTGCCGTTCTTTCCCCTGGGCGGCTTCAGCCCGCTGCAATCGGCCGGGCTGTCCCAGGTGGCGCAAGACCTGGGCGCCACCTCCATGCAGGTGGCGCTGGCCTGGCTGCTGCGGCGTTCGCCCAATATTCTGCTGATTCCGGGCACGTCGTCGCTGGCGCATTTGCAGGAAAACCTGGCCGCCGGTTCGCTGGCGCTGCCGGCCGGCGCCATGGCGGCGCTGGACCGGGTCGCCGCGCAGGACTAG
- a CDS encoding ABC transporter permease subunit, with amino-acid sequence MTQLILFNIFNGLVIGAFYALMALGLSLIINLTNVINFAHGEFLALGGYIAFTLDPYLGFWWALIVSPFITAIIGLIVERVLIRPLYNRDPLYSLLLTFGLAYVLQDSIRFIWGAQGLPLQTPAILNSPLSPTLFFLTGYRVFMVALVAAAVTVLFYVLKKTRVGMRIRAGTLDLEMVSALGVDVRILRNLNFGLGIFFAGLAGVLAAGMLGLTPTIGEALIMPSFVAVIVGGLGSLVGTLFGGLVIGVAAGVVTVFYPSASEASIYVIMAIVLLFRPYGLFGEKGGTKL; translated from the coding sequence GTGACCCAGTTGATCCTTTTCAACATATTCAACGGGTTGGTCATCGGCGCGTTCTATGCGCTGATGGCCCTGGGCCTGTCCCTGATCATCAACCTGACCAACGTCATCAACTTCGCCCACGGCGAATTCCTTGCGCTGGGCGGCTACATCGCCTTTACGCTGGACCCCTACCTGGGATTCTGGTGGGCGCTGATCGTGTCGCCGTTCATCACGGCGATCATCGGCCTGATCGTCGAGCGCGTGCTGATACGCCCCCTGTACAACCGCGACCCGCTCTACAGCCTGCTGCTTACATTCGGGCTGGCCTACGTGCTGCAGGATTCGATCCGCTTCATCTGGGGCGCGCAGGGCTTGCCGCTGCAGACTCCCGCCATCCTGAACTCGCCGCTCAGCCCCACGCTGTTCTTCCTGACGGGCTACCGGGTCTTCATGGTGGCCCTGGTGGCGGCGGCCGTGACGGTGCTGTTCTACGTATTGAAGAAAACCCGCGTGGGCATGCGCATACGCGCCGGCACGCTCGACCTGGAAATGGTGTCCGCCCTGGGCGTGGATGTGCGCATCCTGCGCAATCTCAACTTCGGCCTGGGCATCTTTTTTGCGGGCCTGGCCGGCGTACTGGCGGCCGGCATGCTGGGGCTGACGCCCACCATCGGCGAAGCCCTGATCATGCCCAGCTTCGTGGCGGTCATCGTGGGCGGCCTGGGCAGCCTGGTCGGCACCCTGTTCGGCGGCCTGGTAATAGGCGTAGCAGCGGGCGTCGTGACGGTGTTCTATCCGTCGGCCTCGGAAGCGTCCATCTACGTGATCATGGCGATCGTGCTGTTGTTCCGGCCATACGGCCTGTTTGGCGAAAAAGGCGGGACCAAACTGTGA
- a CDS encoding adenylosuccinate synthetase, which produces MDQVVLISGHLGAGKSGLARILESEFDYLRFSSSEFLRQEATRRGRALDRKSLQELGDILDRETDDAWLYRAVCKMAQSQRNSLLRIVVDSVRTRKQLEHFRQDHALPCVHVHLYGQTVALRKRFHERQDRDAAPDYVEADLIKSEKDIEGFKGDADLRVNTTKNDNRDTIARVAASLGLFSAPDVRCVDVLVGGQYGSEGKGHVVAYLAKEYDVLVRVGGPNAGHTVLGPRGQYTYHHLPSGSMDVNAKLLLGPGMTMFVPDLLKEIADCGVQPDRLFIDPHAMIIEQADKEAEARVKSAIASTASGSGAAAARRINDRGLTTVRLAKDVPELAPYVGEKEPYRGSTMRQLEIAYRKRQSVLLEGTQGSGLSIFHGSYPHVTSRDTNVAGCLAEAGISPNRVRRVLMVVRPTPIRVGDPDGDQNATSGRLKHQTSFREIADEVELDAEEMEKNEKTSTTRRNRRVGWFEWEQFRQACALNAPTDIVLAFADYLHGKNRDARRFEQLSAKTINFVEELERVAQAPVSLINTRFPRGPDAEGDIRTIIDRRNWTARVS; this is translated from the coding sequence ATGGACCAAGTAGTGTTGATCAGCGGGCACCTCGGCGCTGGTAAAAGCGGGCTAGCCCGGATACTGGAGTCCGAGTTTGATTATCTTCGCTTTAGTAGCAGTGAGTTCTTAAGACAGGAGGCCACACGACGAGGCAGGGCATTGGACCGAAAATCGCTGCAAGAGCTCGGCGACATATTAGACCGGGAGACCGACGACGCTTGGCTCTATCGAGCGGTATGCAAGATGGCGCAATCGCAGAGGAATAGCTTACTGCGAATAGTGGTCGACAGCGTGCGGACTCGCAAACAACTTGAGCATTTCCGCCAAGACCACGCCCTGCCATGTGTACATGTCCATCTCTATGGCCAAACCGTCGCATTACGTAAGCGATTTCACGAACGCCAAGACCGAGACGCGGCACCGGACTATGTGGAAGCCGATTTAATCAAGAGCGAGAAGGATATCGAGGGTTTCAAGGGTGACGCAGACCTCCGCGTCAACACCACGAAAAACGACAATCGAGACACAATTGCTCGGGTCGCCGCTAGCTTAGGGTTGTTTTCTGCCCCCGACGTGCGTTGCGTGGACGTGCTGGTTGGCGGGCAGTATGGAAGCGAAGGGAAAGGGCATGTTGTCGCCTATCTCGCCAAGGAGTACGACGTGTTGGTACGTGTTGGCGGCCCCAATGCTGGTCACACGGTTTTGGGACCCAGAGGACAATACACATACCACCACCTTCCATCCGGCTCTATGGATGTGAATGCCAAGTTGCTGCTTGGGCCTGGAATGACGATGTTCGTTCCAGACCTGCTAAAAGAGATTGCGGACTGTGGAGTTCAGCCTGACCGCTTGTTCATCGATCCGCACGCGATGATCATCGAACAGGCGGATAAGGAAGCAGAGGCACGTGTGAAAAGCGCGATCGCATCGACTGCTAGTGGAAGCGGAGCCGCCGCGGCGCGCCGGATCAATGACCGGGGTTTGACGACAGTAAGACTTGCTAAAGACGTTCCGGAACTCGCGCCGTACGTTGGCGAGAAGGAACCATATCGCGGCTCGACGATGCGTCAGCTAGAAATTGCCTACCGCAAGCGCCAGTCGGTCTTGTTGGAGGGCACACAGGGTAGTGGGCTCAGCATTTTCCATGGCAGCTATCCCCATGTAACCTCGCGAGATACGAACGTCGCAGGTTGTCTGGCAGAGGCGGGCATATCGCCTAATCGAGTGCGCCGAGTACTTATGGTAGTGCGCCCTACACCCATTCGAGTGGGAGACCCCGATGGCGATCAGAATGCCACGTCAGGTCGTTTGAAGCACCAGACAAGCTTCCGCGAAATCGCAGACGAAGTTGAGCTAGACGCGGAGGAAATGGAAAAAAACGAAAAGACCTCAACGACCCGGCGCAACAGGCGAGTCGGATGGTTTGAATGGGAACAATTTCGCCAAGCCTGCGCATTAAATGCGCCGACCGATATAGTGCTAGCGTTCGCAGACTACTTACACGGGAAAAATCGTGATGCGAGGAGATTCGAACAACTATCCGCCAAAACTATCAATTTTGTCGAGGAACTAGAGCGCGTAGCCCAGGCTCCAGTCTCACTTATCAACACACGCTTTCCACGTGGGCCCGATGCAGAGGGCGATATCCGAACAATTATTGATCGAAGAAACTGGACGGCACGAGTCTCCTGA
- a CDS encoding branched-chain amino acid ABC transporter permease, with protein sequence MNISKHYQWILWAVLLSMPYWITALGGYTDLATRLLVIGLAAMATNLLVGHTGVNSFGHAAYFGLGAYATGLTLKYLMPSTPAAFVVGVLVGTLGGMLIGALIVRLRGIYFALATIAFGQVFYFIAFRWNSVTGGDNGLRGFHRLAIDLGFVEFDITSSLAFYYVALAVLALCAYAMATILRSPFGHTLQAIRENERRAQFLSIPVNRHIWIAYTISCFFVSVAGSLYALLNNFASPHDLYWTQSGDFVLMAVIGGMRSFWGPLLGAAIFVLAQDYLSGVTQDWMFFIGMIFVLVVLLIPRGIAGLFQRRAQ encoded by the coding sequence ATGAACATATCAAAGCATTATCAGTGGATTCTGTGGGCCGTGCTGTTGAGCATGCCGTACTGGATCACGGCCCTGGGCGGATATACCGACCTTGCCACACGCCTGCTCGTCATCGGGCTGGCGGCCATGGCAACCAACCTGCTGGTCGGCCATACCGGAGTCAATTCGTTCGGCCATGCCGCCTACTTCGGCCTGGGCGCGTACGCCACGGGCCTGACCCTGAAGTACCTGATGCCGAGCACGCCCGCGGCCTTCGTCGTGGGCGTCCTGGTCGGCACACTGGGCGGCATGCTGATCGGCGCCCTGATCGTCAGGCTGCGCGGCATTTACTTCGCGCTGGCCACCATCGCCTTCGGCCAGGTGTTCTACTTCATTGCCTTCCGCTGGAACTCGGTCACCGGCGGGGACAACGGCCTGCGCGGTTTCCACCGCCTGGCCATAGACCTGGGCTTCGTGGAATTCGACATCACGTCCAGCCTGGCCTTTTACTACGTCGCGCTGGCCGTCCTGGCGCTGTGCGCGTATGCCATGGCCACCATCCTGCGGTCTCCGTTCGGGCATACGCTGCAGGCCATCCGCGAAAACGAACGGCGTGCGCAGTTCCTGAGCATTCCGGTCAACCGCCACATCTGGATCGCCTACACCATCTCGTGCTTCTTCGTGTCGGTGGCGGGCTCGCTGTACGCCCTGCTGAACAACTTCGCCAGCCCCCACGACCTGTACTGGACGCAGTCGGGCGACTTCGTGCTCATGGCGGTCATCGGCGGCATGCGTTCTTTCTGGGGCCCGCTGCTCGGGGCCGCCATCTTCGTGCTGGCGCAGGACTACCTTTCCGGCGTTACGCAAGACTGGATGTTCTTCATCGGGATGATCTTCGTGCTGGTCGTGCTGCTTATTCCCCGCGGTATCGCCGGACTTTTCCAGCGGAGGGCACAATGA
- a CDS encoding ABC transporter ATP-binding protein, which translates to MSLLQVHNVSQHFGQLVAVNDVSLTVEPGELHAIIGPNGAGKTTFFNMISGFYRPTRGRIVFDGADVTDVQPQNRVAMGMARTFQITEVFRELTVRENLRVAVEVTQGLRLKLFRSRQQARETEDRIDELLDLGGLTDKAERLVGELSHGDQRSAEIMMALALKPKLLLLDEPAAGMGNKETYETALLIRKLHRAQKLTIVLVEHDMRVIFNLADRITVLTEGEVLEQGTPEQIAASEKVQVAYLGESHEGA; encoded by the coding sequence ATGAGCCTGCTCCAGGTCCATAACGTTTCCCAGCATTTCGGCCAGCTGGTGGCGGTGAACGACGTCTCGCTCACCGTCGAACCCGGAGAACTGCACGCGATCATCGGCCCGAACGGCGCGGGCAAGACCACGTTCTTCAACATGATCAGCGGGTTCTACCGGCCCACGCGAGGCCGCATCGTGTTCGACGGCGCCGACGTCACCGACGTGCAGCCACAGAACCGCGTGGCCATGGGCATGGCGCGCACCTTCCAGATTACCGAAGTGTTTCGCGAGCTGACCGTGCGGGAAAACCTGCGCGTTGCCGTCGAAGTGACGCAAGGCCTGAGGCTGAAGCTGTTTCGTTCGCGGCAACAGGCCCGTGAAACCGAAGACCGCATCGACGAATTGCTGGATTTGGGCGGGCTGACGGACAAGGCCGAACGCCTGGTCGGCGAACTGTCGCACGGCGACCAGCGTTCGGCGGAAATCATGATGGCGCTTGCATTGAAACCCAAGCTGCTGCTGCTGGACGAACCGGCGGCGGGCATGGGCAACAAGGAAACCTACGAAACCGCGCTGCTGATACGCAAACTGCACCGCGCGCAAAAGCTGACGATCGTGCTGGTTGAACACGACATGCGCGTCATTTTCAACCTGGCCGACCGCATTACGGTGCTGACCGAAGGCGAAGTGCTGGAACAGGGCACACCCGAGCAGATCGCCGCCAGCGAGAAAGTGCAAGTTGCTTATCTGGGGGAATCACATGAAGGCGCTTGA
- a CDS encoding DUF1440 domain-containing protein translates to MQASDTLQPCKSTLGALVGVGIVAGFVSALVKSSVETVLPPRPPTAVQPRIGLLDMMGIDAASVNYVFNQTAVNWGGNGFHILFSLVIVVVYAIRCRRATFPK, encoded by the coding sequence GTGCAGGCATCGGACACGCTTCAGCCCTGTAAAAGCACGCTGGGTGCCCTGGTTGGCGTGGGTATCGTCGCCGGTTTTGTCTCTGCCCTGGTCAAGTCCAGCGTCGAAACCGTGCTTCCGCCCCGGCCGCCCACGGCGGTGCAGCCGCGGATAGGGCTGCTCGACATGATGGGCATCGATGCGGCATCGGTGAATTACGTGTTCAACCAGACCGCGGTGAACTGGGGCGGCAACGGATTCCACATCCTGTTTTCGCTGGTTATCGTCGTGGTCTATGCGATCCGATGCCGAAGGGCAACCTTTCCGAAGTGA
- a CDS encoding ABC transporter substrate-binding protein — translation MNDRVDDISNSKGISRRTLLKMAATTGAAAIVSPRIVMAAGEQPVKFGVDNPVTGTYAITGRNELQGMQLAIEEINAKGGILGRQAVLVVEDSTSGDAGVAVQKARKLIDRDKVDFLIGNVNSGLTEAISQVAHAKGVFMLDPGGHADPITGTECHWNVFQTCPSTTLLVNAIAPDLIKRFGKKFYFLVPDYAFGHGLLQAYNANLKKYGATNVGADLIPLGTADYSSYLIKAQSASPDVIVILQNGDDQTNVLKQAVQFGLDKRFHIAGANIELETLEALPPNARIGNWVIEWYWNQPDVPHVQAFVDAIKKKTGRVPTARTWFGHTSIHACALAAAKAKSLDAVKMARALDGLVLPPEVALQPGQAVYRADQHLLIGTLWAGHAQTQGKGDDDLFHIDTIIDSKTIAPTIAEAGCKMSWPT, via the coding sequence ATGAACGACAGAGTGGACGACATAAGCAATTCGAAAGGAATCAGCCGCCGCACCCTTCTCAAAATGGCAGCCACCACAGGCGCTGCCGCGATAGTCTCGCCGCGTATTGTCATGGCGGCCGGCGAGCAACCCGTGAAGTTCGGCGTAGACAATCCGGTGACGGGAACCTACGCAATCACCGGCAGGAATGAGTTGCAAGGCATGCAACTCGCCATCGAGGAAATCAATGCCAAGGGCGGCATCCTGGGGCGCCAGGCCGTGCTGGTCGTTGAAGATTCAACCAGCGGCGATGCCGGGGTGGCGGTACAAAAAGCGCGCAAACTCATCGACCGTGACAAGGTCGATTTTCTTATCGGCAATGTGAATTCCGGCCTGACCGAAGCCATTTCCCAGGTGGCGCACGCGAAAGGCGTATTCATGCTGGACCCGGGCGGGCACGCCGACCCCATCACCGGCACCGAATGCCACTGGAACGTGTTCCAGACCTGCCCTTCCACCACCTTGCTGGTCAACGCAATCGCGCCCGATCTGATCAAACGCTTCGGCAAGAAGTTCTACTTCCTGGTTCCCGATTACGCGTTCGGCCATGGCCTGCTGCAAGCCTATAACGCCAACCTGAAAAAGTATGGCGCCACCAACGTCGGCGCCGACCTGATCCCCCTGGGCACCGCCGACTATTCCTCTTACCTTATCAAGGCGCAGTCGGCCAGCCCGGACGTAATCGTCATTCTGCAAAACGGTGACGACCAGACCAACGTCCTGAAGCAGGCGGTACAGTTCGGCCTGGACAAGCGCTTTCACATCGCGGGCGCGAACATCGAGCTCGAAACGCTGGAAGCGCTGCCGCCGAACGCGCGCATCGGCAACTGGGTCATCGAGTGGTACTGGAACCAGCCCGATGTGCCGCACGTGCAAGCGTTCGTCGACGCCATCAAGAAGAAGACCGGCCGGGTGCCCACAGCGCGCACCTGGTTCGGCCACACATCCATCCACGCCTGCGCGCTGGCGGCCGCAAAGGCAAAATCGCTGGATGCGGTGAAGATGGCCAGGGCGCTGGACGGGCTTGTGCTGCCGCCCGAGGTCGCGCTGCAGCCTGGCCAGGCCGTCTATCGGGCCGACCAGCACCTGCTTATCGGCACGCTGTGGGCCGGCCACGCGCAGACCCAGGGCAAGGGCGACGACGACCTGTTCCATATCGATACCATCATCGATAGCAAAACCATCGCGCCAACCATCGCAGAAGCCGGCTGCAAGATGTCCTGGCCCACCTGA
- a CDS encoding ABC transporter ATP-binding protein, with protein sequence MKALEVQQLNTFYGKSHILHGIDIEVNEGELVTLLGRNGAGKSTTLRSIMGLTPARAGHVKIFGTDSTHLPPFRIAGLGVGLVPEGRRVFSNLTVEENLKVPVDRPGPWNIARVYKAFPRLAERKGHKGGQLSGGEQEMLSIARVLLLNPRLLMLDEPSQGLAPLIVQNVFDIIVAARNEGAAVLLIEQNVRAAIGVADRAYVLDRGTITYSGVASEFGKDEQRVQELAGASAQKWEFPED encoded by the coding sequence ATGAAGGCGCTTGAGGTACAGCAACTGAATACCTTCTACGGCAAAAGCCACATCCTTCATGGCATTGATATTGAAGTCAACGAAGGTGAACTGGTCACGCTGCTGGGCCGCAATGGCGCGGGCAAATCCACCACGCTGCGCAGCATCATGGGGCTGACGCCGGCCCGCGCCGGCCACGTGAAAATATTCGGCACCGATTCCACGCACCTGCCGCCGTTTCGCATCGCCGGCCTGGGCGTAGGCCTGGTGCCGGAGGGGCGCCGTGTTTTCTCGAACCTGACCGTTGAAGAAAACCTGAAGGTGCCGGTAGACCGCCCGGGGCCGTGGAATATCGCCCGCGTGTATAAAGCCTTTCCGCGGCTGGCCGAACGCAAGGGCCACAAGGGCGGGCAGCTATCCGGGGGCGAGCAGGAAATGCTGTCCATCGCCCGCGTCCTGCTGCTTAACCCCAGGCTGCTGATGCTGGACGAGCCATCCCAGGGCCTGGCGCCGCTGATCGTGCAGAACGTATTCGACATTATTGTGGCCGCGCGCAACGAAGGCGCGGCGGTGCTGCTGATCGAACAGAACGTGCGGGCTGCAATTGGGGTGGCCGATCGTGCCTATGTGCTGGACCGGGGGACTATTACGTATAGCGGCGTTGCGTCGGAGTTTGGGAAGGACGAGCAGCGCGTGCAGGAATTGGCGGGGGCTAGTGCGCAGAAATGGGAGTTTCCGGAGGATTGA
- a CDS encoding LysR family transcriptional regulator: MKTNLSDLNAFVAVVAAKGFRGGARQSGASASAVSEAVRRLETQLGVRLLHRTTRSVVPTEAGQRLLERLAPALGEVEAALDVVNHFRDRPAGTLRLNVPVSAVRLVLPAIVPGFLAAYPDIVLHVVADDNFVDVLAEGCDAGIRYDERLEQDMIAVPIGPRVQRFACAAAPGYLKRHGRPRHPREILEHSCLRFRFHSGVMPAWEFKRKKEMLKLDPPAKLIVQAGAAVDLAIEAAAAGTGMIYLFEDWLRPYLDRGELEPVLEDWWPEFSGPFLYYPGRRLVPAALKAFVEYVRECNINQGQALV; the protein is encoded by the coding sequence ATGAAAACCAACTTGAGCGACCTGAACGCCTTCGTCGCCGTCGTGGCGGCCAAGGGCTTTCGCGGCGGCGCCCGGCAAAGCGGCGCCAGCGCATCGGCCGTCAGCGAAGCCGTGCGCCGCCTGGAAACCCAATTGGGCGTGCGGCTGCTGCATCGAACCACGCGCTCTGTAGTACCCACCGAAGCCGGCCAGCGCCTGCTGGAACGCCTGGCGCCGGCGCTGGGCGAGGTAGAGGCGGCGCTGGATGTCGTCAACCATTTCCGCGACCGGCCTGCCGGCACGCTGCGCCTGAACGTGCCCGTCAGCGCCGTGCGCCTGGTGCTGCCCGCCATCGTGCCCGGTTTTCTGGCGGCTTATCCCGACATCGTGCTGCACGTGGTGGCCGACGACAACTTTGTCGACGTGCTGGCAGAAGGCTGCGATGCCGGCATCCGGTACGACGAGCGGCTGGAACAGGACATGATCGCCGTACCAATTGGTCCGCGCGTACAGCGCTTTGCTTGCGCGGCGGCGCCGGGTTATCTGAAGCGCCATGGCCGGCCCAGGCATCCCCGCGAGATCCTGGAACATTCATGCCTGCGTTTTCGCTTTCATAGCGGAGTAATGCCGGCCTGGGAATTCAAGCGGAAAAAAGAGATGCTGAAGCTCGATCCCCCGGCGAAGCTAATCGTACAGGCAGGCGCGGCAGTCGATCTGGCCATCGAGGCGGCGGCGGCAGGGACGGGAATGATTTATTTGTTCGAGGACTGGCTACGGCCGTACCTGGACCGCGGAGAGCTCGAACCGGTGCTGGAAGACTGGTGGCCGGAGTTTTCAGGGCCGTTTCTTTATTACCCGGGGCGAAGATTGGTGCCGGCGGCGTTGAAGGCATTCGTGGAGTATGTGCGGGAATGCAATATCAACCAGGGGCAGGCACTGGTCTGA